ggtttttttttttttttttttgtggagaGTATATAGGAGGGTGGGTTTGAAAGTTTGAATGTGATAGATTGCATACAATATGGTGTTGATTTTGTAGTCAAAATGTGGAAATTGACAAGCATCCATATATCGGCGCATGGAATTGGTAATTAATTCTTGAATATTTACGAGATGTATATGGGAAAatgtaaaaagaaaattaaatgtaGTTTACCTACTCGTGtttatatatagtagtaatagtaTACACAGGCCACATTTGAAATTACATAGAGTCTACTACACAATTGGTTAAGAaagatagagaaaaaaagtgATTGGGGTGTGGTAATGGAGAATGAgactcacctcattagagaaaaaagtttctttaaataaaattgatctatttttaagggacaacccaaaatagCAAATGTGATTTATTATTAAGGGATGAATGGATATTCATACAGTGTTTATATTAGGGCTTATTAATTGATCGGTTAGCCGAATTCAATCACACCTTAGGTAGATACTTGGAACCAAATGAGATCAGTTATAATTGGAAACGAAATGAAACTGAAAAATTCGGTTATCGGTAGCTAATAGGGCTGggtaaatataccgaaataccgcacttaccgtactgaaaaaatatcgaaaataccgaatttttggtataccgtacttttcggtacggtatcatatcgtaccgacagttttaggtacggtaaatgtatgcattttgtatatacaacggtataccgcgttataccgcatcataccgcaattgcggtatataccgcatatttgcggtatataccgtaaatttacggtatatactggtataacacggtataccgcaaatacggtatataccgtaattgcggtatataccgcagatATACCatatttaacatatttattatttataaaatatattattatataattttattaaacataattgaaacctaaaggGAGGAATTCTTGCAACCCTAGAACATTATCTCCGCCGCACCCCCACACAGCACCCCGCACCGCACCCACGACACACACAGAGGCTCCGCAGACGCAGTCGACAGCCACTCCACCACCGCCGTCCGCTGGTACGTAAGCTattcattgattttttttctagttACTTGATTTTCTGTAGTTTGTTGTTTTAATGAGAGCGTAGATTTCCTCCATGACCTAATAAGGTAGGAATCCTGCTTTACCTTGTTGAGATGCCTTAGATGATGACCGTAATTAATAGAGATAGCGTATGTATGCAGATGAGGTAGCGTATGTATGCAGATGCAATTTAGGTAATTCATGATCATCTGCTTCTTGCTTGGAGAAGTAATGTTTTTATTGAGTGCATTTGCATTTTGGAATGGAGATTTAAAATTGTTGTAAACTTGACTAGCATACTTGCCATTGATTTCTTAATCTAACACAGCAGCCTTCTTTGTGCCTTTCGGAAGAACAAAGCAAAATGTACACCTATTCTTAATTTAATCCTAATTTTGATCTAATGAGATGAAGAAGAGGTCTAATCCTAATATTGATCTTTTGGAATAGTGGAAATTAAATGCATCTAGGTATCCAATCCTTTCACTAACTGCGAAGGATATCTTTACAATTCCAAACTCAACGGTCGCAAGTGAGTCAGCTTTTAGCTTAGGTAAAAGGGTTGTGGATCCTTTTAGAACGTGTTTGAGTCCAAAAATGGTGGAGGCAGTGGTGTGCACTAATGATTGGCTTAGAGCTTAAAATTTCAACTTATATAAGGATCCTACTGATGATTACCTTGAATTTTatagagaaattgaagaaattgaaaAGAGTATGTTGCTTTACTCTTtagtataaattattatatttatatcctTATAGATGTTAATTATTCTTTTGTGATTCTTTTGTAGATCCAAACATGAGCCAAGATGCTTTTAAAGCAATATCTTCTACTTGAGCTAATCCTTTACACTTATGGTTTGCCAAGGTATGTCATGGCAAACCTTTTATTTCTTCATTGGTGTATATTAATCTGTTATAAAATTTGCTTTGCATGTAATTGTTTATCAATTTGTGAGCTTTGAATCATATAGTTGTAATTTGTGTATGTACTACTACCAATTTCTGATTGAAATAGTGGTACTATACTTGGAGAACTAGTATGGTTTTATTATTGTCTAGGAACagatattcaaattaattttagaTGTAACTGGAAAAATATAGCACATGCACGTAATAAGTAATTATACAACTAAAACAATTATGACAGAGTATATTCAATATCTAATCAAACAGATGTCTTTCAAGTTTTTTGTTAGGTAGTAGTATTTGTTaattgtttagatattatagttTGTTAGTAGTCTTTTCCTGTTATGTTTTagattattatatttattagttGTTATAAATAGGGCTTTTATATTCGGTAGAAGAATTGTTCAGAATTACACATGTTCTGTATCTAACCAATACCACGGCTAATGTTTCCCCTTCTTTGTCATCTCAGGTGTTGATGATGATTGATGTCATCTCAGGTCGCTCCCCGTCGGCTCTGCCCTGCTCCTCCCTTGTCGGTTCTTTGGATTAGTGACATCTTTTTTGAAGTTGAATAGATTTTGAATGTCATGAACTATGTTTGCTTTGTGATGGATTTTATCACTTTGGATATTTCTTAGATgtttaaaatgatatttttgctatTTAATGCATGAATGTTAGGTTTTGACAGGTggtattcggtataccgtaccgtgatttcggcataccgcatattgcggtatgtcgaaatcacggtacggtataccgaaatatcggtaaggtaacgatatctaaatttggtataccgacttttcggtataccggtatgcggtataccgaaaaaagcAGTACGGTAAAGGTAAGGTTTTTGGTCATACCgcatttttcggtacggtatgcggtatggcaatTTCGGCatggtataccgtaccgttccaaccctagtAGCTAATAGTCGACTTTTTTGTTTCAATTATTGATTAACCAATAATAGATTAACGGAATACCCATTCCTagtttattatcattttatacaaGTGTCTTgctaataaatttaataaaatattaataatacttATTAACAAATAATCATATTATTTATGAGATAATTGattattaattgtaaaaaaTATTAACTAGAATATAACTACATACAAGGGACTGAAATCGAAAAATAAAGAGCagaaaaaatcgaaaaaagAATTGATAACATGGAATATTAGCACATCAAAAAATTGAATGAAAAATCTTAATTGTTTTTATGTTGGCGCAAACTGCTATACGGTGAATTGCATTTAAAGCCATGAATAGTAAGAACTTTGGATtaaatttatacatatataaaaatgagaattttattttatgttcttCGTTGCCCagactttaaatttatgttcatttattcataaaaaaatgtgatttatggAAAAGTAACAATTATGCTATTATGAATTTTCTAATGATAAATTAGGGAAgtgaaaaaaatttatttctatttGTGATAATCAGGGAAAGTAGAAGTGAAAATGTTTTTGAAGATATAGGATTTCATGGGGAACTTGTATAGGATTTGCTCGTCTGTCAATTATCATCCATATTTATTGGACTCTTGCCCCATAGTGAATCTAATGGTTCGCCTCTATTctttatattccctccgtcccattctaAGTTGGACATTTCCTTTTCGACACGAGATTTATATAGTGTTAtatattttgtgagttaaatggAGAGAATAAATAAGAGATAGTGATTCCATCAAGATAAAGGTGTTCTGGATCTTTTACATAAATATCTCTCTTGATATATTTTTCATGCTTAACATTCTTAAGCAcaatataatttgttttttttatctatatatatttGATATCAATTATGTTTGTAAATTGTGAATATgtatgcattttaattttgactTTTCCTATGAAGCAATGGTGATTGAGCcctaaatataataatatactatatcCTTTTTACTCAGGCGAAGTCTATCATCACCTTTCAAATTAAACTCGGGATCAAAATATATCCATGTAAATAAAATTCCTCGTTCTTCAATTATTCAATTTATTCTTCTTTAAAACAGTAGAATGAATATTCCCATATTTAGCCTTATACTCCGACCATAGCTGCGCCACCGGCTTCCCCAACAACTCCACAAAGAAACTCTCAGAAAAATTATGCCTCATCTTCTTATTCAACGCCGCCACAAACCCCGGTTTCAGCCCCTCACAATACTCCAAGAACCTCGCCGTGAAATCATAGCCCTGGTCCCACCTCTGCCCCATCCCGCGACTCGCGAATCCCTCGGGATAATAGTTGGACGCAAGTATCATGTAATCCTGCCCCTCACCGTCCCACTGGAAAACATGCGTGAGCTCGTGGTGGAGGAGAGATGTGTACTCCCATTTGAGGTTCCCTTGGTACCCTTGTAAGTAGAGTGTACTGACGTTGACGGTCTCGCCGTAGGTTATGGCCTCTGCGCCGTCGTATTGCCGGATGAAAACTGTGGCCACTTTCACTGGTTTCCTGTCGGATTGGGTTTTTTGCTGGAAAATTTTATAGATGTATCATGAGCTTGGTCATTTACCCAAATTCCCTGAATAATTAATAGTTCCTGGTCTTGGAGAAAAATGTATCATGGTccctaaaataattttatatcttTTTTTGGTCTCTAggaatcaatgttttaaaaaccggaccggccagCGAACCGGTGTcgttactggttcactggttcaaccggttcactggtcgaaccattggttgaaccgTAATActgtttatacatatatatttatttatttagttataaataataaaatttaattacatgttttatcaataaatattatagtattatacttttaattgtattattatagaaaacaagtcttatattagtatattagaatatttaatgacgttaagtttgaatacaataataaactataatacacaatattaaaaactagtattaaagtctatgtataattataaactcctatattgtaaaatatagtgattgtaaaaatataagaaatatattataattaacaatttcttaaaagaatatagaattaaaatgaattatcttaaaagaatataaaattaaaatgaattatcttaaaagaatacaaactaatatgaattattagttttggtggaaaaagaatttcagatttaatgtataaggataattaatgttcataatatttcaaaatgatcatgtggtggagtggtaaagAAGTTGATATTTAGAGATGAGGTCATGTGTTCAAGTCTTagcaacaacaaattttaaaaaaaaaattttgaaaaattgaacaaaattttaaaaaaaaaaaatttgaaaaattgaaaaaccggtttccggttcgcGGTGgaccggtccgaccggccggttccaccggttcgCGGCGGTTCAATGTGCTAGTGGTTTttaggggtgaaccggaccggactgcctaccggttcgcggttgaaccggtcgaaccggccggtccggtccggtttttaaaacattgctagGAATTATATTTTTGATACCTGTCAGTCTTTTATACCttctatatttgaaaaaatCTCTTAAATGCCATGGAGGGCATTTTCAGTATCTGCAAAACTATTCTTTTATTGTCAAACATTACTTTAGTCTTATTgtactaaaaatgatataaaaaaattttaaggaCCATTAGTGCATTTTTTGACAAGTTCGATAACTATTACTAGTATACTTCACTCATAAATAAAACTAGGCTAGTccattaaacaaaaattttggATTTCGTGCTACAATTGAAAAGTCGATTATttatgtgaattgattaataaaGTATTTTATGAATTACGATATACTCGTCTAACTTtgacaataaaataatagttttgcATTCCAACTCAAGTTTCCATTTATATGAAAGAAACGattactttttaaatttgaatatataaaaaataaccGAAGTGAACTTTCAACATCTCGATAAGAATTTCAAATGCAATAAAAAAACCTGAAGGTTAAGGTTACTAGAGGCTAGAGCAATAATATtactagaaaaaaaatacactagTTAGTTTTGTCTTATTTATTGGTTGGTCATTTTTAATTGATATaaagataaatttattttccattaataatatttcaatcattttttatctctatttaaattattaattagtatTGTATGTCATTTCAAAATATGTTCAtgagaaaatatataattatatactactattattttattttcattataaattTGTACATATCTTCTATTAAGGCAGCATTAAGTATACTTAGAACACTAATGATACCATAATCAAAATCTGAAATTATCTTATACtagtaaataattttaattttgaaaattggtGTTGAGGTATATACCCAATGCGTTGCATATCACCGTATCATTTTCTAAAACCCTCGAATTTCCCCCACACGAAGCAGCAACAATGGCTTGGCGCGGTTCGCTTTCCCGATCGCTGATGTCCGCCGCTAGGGCTTCCACTCCCCGCTCATCGCCGCCGCACGCTACCCTACGCACCCTGCGTTCTCCTCCTCTTTCTTCATCTCGCCTCAATTCACGCCGCTTCTCCTTCTCCAATCCCAGGTCTAAATTAATTGTATCTTCGAATTTTGAGGGTGCAGTTTCTCAATCCGGTGTTGCATATGTTCTCTCACGTTTTCTAAGTTTGGATAAATGAAGAAATATTTCTCACATCTTTGTATGTTTTTTCCGCTTTCCTAGACGAGAATTTCGTTTCGTTTTCCGGGAGAAATATCAATTTGCCAGACTTTCTAATCAATTTGAAGCCTTAGTTGCTAGGATTTCACAATCAGCGAGAAAATGCCGCATTGTATTATTACTAATTGAACTTCAGTGCCTGCTGAAGGTTGTCCTTGGAAATTGGAATGTGATTATTGTTTATTCACAGCTCATTGTGGTGTGGGGATTTATCTACTCTTTTGCTGATGCTTTTAGTTTGATAATTTGATGCAGCACACTGGGGGAGCTGGGATGCGCCCAGTCACTATTGTCACTGCATAGGACAGTGGCAGGAACACGGTTGACATCTCATTTGGCTGACAATGTGCGAGCTTTCTGTGAGCTGTCCCATGGTACCCTCTGCCGTTCTTGTCAAGATCGCTAATAGTTTC
This sequence is a window from Salvia splendens isolate huo1 unplaced genomic scaffold, SspV2 ctg918, whole genome shotgun sequence. Protein-coding genes within it:
- the LOC121791804 gene encoding uncharacterized protein LOC121791804 isoform X1: MAWRGSLSRSLMSAARASTPRSSPPHATLRTLRSPPLSSSRLNSRRFSFSNPSTLGELGCAQSLLSLHRTVAGTRLTSHLADNVRAFCELSHGTLCRSCQDR
- the LOC121791803 gene encoding uncharacterized protein LOC121791803, encoding MVRPQKTQSDRKPVKVATVFIRQYDGAEAITYGETVNVSTLYLQGYQGNLKWEYTSLLHHELTHVFQWDGEGQDYMILASNYYPEGFASRGMGQRWDQGYDFTARFLEYCEGLKPGFVAALNKKMRHNFSESFFVELLGKPVAQLWSEYKAKYGNIHSTVLKKNKLNN
- the LOC121791804 gene encoding uncharacterized protein LOC121791804 isoform X2; this encodes MAWRGSLSRSLMSAARASTPRSSPPHATLRTLRSPPLSSSRLNSRRFSFSNPSTLGELGCAQSLLSLHRTVAGTRLTSHLADNVRAFCELSHGT